One segment of Geminicoccaceae bacterium DNA contains the following:
- a CDS encoding type II toxin-antitoxin system RelE/ParE family toxin, with product MQTVVETGEFLRCAKKIGMADDERSDLVSMLAKNPQAGDEISGTGGMRKLRVAAKGKGKSGGYRVITFFSGTNIPVFLITAYAKSQKENITDKEKNILKSLSGSLVKLYRSKGP from the coding sequence ATGCAGACTGTTGTTGAAACTGGAGAATTTTTACGTTGCGCCAAAAAGATTGGCATGGCGGATGATGAACGGTCGGATCTCGTTTCGATGTTGGCGAAGAATCCGCAAGCCGGGGACGAAATCAGCGGTACAGGCGGGATGCGCAAATTACGGGTTGCCGCCAAAGGAAAGGGAAAAAGCGGCGGATATCGCGTCATCACATTTTTTTCAGGCACGAACATTCCCGTATTCTTGATTACGGCCTACGCGAAAAGCCAGAAGGAAAACATAACCGACAAGGAAAAGAATATTTTGAAATCCCTTTCCGGCAGCCTTGTCAAACTCTACAGGAGCAAAGGACCATGA
- a CDS encoding YchJ family protein: MTLAAGEPCPCGKARTYGRCCGPLHQGRIPAQTAEQLMRSRYSAFAAGRPSYLRDTLHPSRRPAFDLKDTREWIERTRWTGLVIIGTTGGSPVETSGTVRFEARYVEDGQPRIHHEHSLFEKHKGRWYYVRALD; this comes from the coding sequence ATGACCCTCGCCGCCGGCGAACCATGCCCCTGCGGCAAGGCGCGCACCTATGGCCGCTGCTGCGGCCCGCTCCATCAGGGGCGCATCCCCGCCCAGACCGCCGAGCAACTCATGCGCTCGCGCTATTCCGCCTTCGCCGCCGGCAGGCCGTCCTACCTTCGCGACACGCTCCACCCCTCCCGGCGCCCGGCCTTCGACCTCAAGGATACGCGCGAGTGGATCGAACGCACCCGCTGGACCGGCCTCGTCATCATCGGCACCACCGGCGGCAGCCCCGTCGAAACCAGCGGCACCGTCCGTTTCGAGGCCCGCTATGTCGAAGACGGACAACCCCGGATCCACCACGAGCACAGCCTGTTCGAAAAACACAAGGGACGCTGGTATTATGTCCGGGCGCTGGATTGA
- a CDS encoding efflux RND transporter permease subunit — translation MSGENGAGVVGDVTARSRGGLVGLFARHSTAGNLLMIVMLLVGAVSLAKLKRQFFPDFGIDVITISVAWPGATAQDVEGSVLQAIEPEVRFLDNVKRVNATAQEGLGTIGVEMESGSDMQEALSNVEQAVAQITTLPEDSERPVIRRVVRYDTISRLVLSGPFDEATLKTLAKTVREELLRSGVDRVTLFGARDETIDVGMSPATLRQLDRTPSDIAAIIRQSSQDVPAGDVEGAVELQPRAMGLAETAAEVGAIAVLAEPDGRRLLLNDVATIEDGFDEDAPEGRRMGNLAIELHVQRALSSDALEIAARVDDYLATAGSRFPPDLRIERYGIASDLIEGRIWLLVENGVQGLVLVIVVLFLFLNARVAFWVAMGIPVSLAAMLGVLWLFGMTINMISLFAMLLAIGIVVDDAIVVGEHSTTLREQGMSPADAAELGAIRMMAPVTSATLTTIAAFLPLMVIGDIIGSIIREIPIVVIFVLLASLVECLLVLPTHMRGALAIGHDRDSRFRRRFNDGFDRFRNGVFRRLLERAIAWRYVTLAIAVGMLILAMALMFTGRVPFVFFDGPEADRIEANVTMAPGTSRGQTIAALERIEDALYATADDISARGRDLVAMSLTRIGQSVSETPGVPQSNGNNNGGIDVELVASDTRDVRTPDLIAAWRERIPPIAGLDTLTIKERRGGPPGRELDIRLRGGIDVARLKRAALDVEAALQRLPGISQLEDDFTYGKQEVLIELLPRGEAMGFTTESVGRQLRDAFEGAIARRFARGDEEVEISVRLDDAARADPTLERFQLRGPTGEEVALGEVASLQDQRGFSRIQRRDGSREVSITGELDEAVIRLDMVQEAMAGDLDEIARHYGIEYYYAGRAEEQTNTLKDISLGAMVGLALIYIILAWVFGSFSRPLAVMAVIPFGLVGAVLGHLAMGFNMSILSLVTLLGLSGILVNDSIILVSTIDERLALGGDPVKAIIDGATARVRAVLLTSLTTVGGLAPLLFETSFQALFLQPMAVTLCFGLAVTTLLVLLLVPCLVAVQLDFARISGAWRSSLHRQAIGSGS, via the coding sequence ATGAGCGGAGAAAACGGCGCTGGTGTCGTCGGCGACGTGACCGCTCGTTCCCGTGGCGGTCTGGTGGGCCTGTTTGCGCGACATTCGACAGCCGGCAATCTTCTCATGATTGTCATGTTGTTGGTGGGTGCCGTCAGTCTCGCCAAGCTCAAGCGGCAGTTCTTTCCCGACTTCGGCATCGATGTGATCACGATCAGTGTCGCCTGGCCCGGTGCCACGGCGCAGGATGTCGAAGGCTCGGTGCTGCAGGCGATCGAACCTGAGGTGCGGTTCCTCGACAACGTCAAGCGGGTCAATGCCACGGCCCAGGAGGGACTTGGCACCATCGGGGTGGAGATGGAGTCCGGCAGTGACATGCAGGAGGCCCTTTCCAATGTCGAGCAGGCGGTCGCCCAGATCACGACCCTTCCCGAGGACAGCGAACGGCCGGTGATCCGCCGGGTGGTGCGCTATGACACCATTTCGCGGCTGGTCCTTTCGGGGCCGTTCGACGAGGCGACGCTCAAGACGCTGGCCAAGACCGTGCGCGAGGAGCTGTTGCGTTCGGGTGTCGATCGCGTGACGCTTTTCGGTGCGCGCGATGAGACCATCGATGTCGGGATGTCGCCGGCGACATTGCGCCAGCTGGATCGGACACCCTCAGATATTGCCGCCATCATCCGGCAAAGTTCCCAGGATGTTCCGGCCGGTGATGTCGAGGGTGCGGTCGAGCTCCAGCCGCGGGCCATGGGGCTGGCGGAAACCGCGGCGGAGGTGGGGGCGATCGCCGTTCTCGCCGAGCCCGACGGGCGACGGTTGCTGTTGAACGACGTCGCCACGATCGAGGACGGTTTCGACGAGGATGCGCCCGAGGGGCGGCGAATGGGCAATCTCGCCATCGAGCTTCATGTCCAGCGTGCCCTGAGTTCTGATGCGCTCGAAATTGCGGCACGGGTCGACGACTACCTTGCCACCGCCGGCTCGCGTTTTCCTCCGGATCTCAGGATCGAGCGGTACGGCATTGCCTCCGACCTGATCGAGGGGCGTATCTGGCTGTTGGTGGAAAACGGCGTGCAGGGGCTGGTGCTCGTGATCGTGGTGCTGTTCCTGTTCCTCAACGCGCGGGTGGCGTTCTGGGTGGCCATGGGCATTCCCGTGTCGCTGGCGGCGATGCTGGGCGTCCTCTGGCTGTTCGGCATGACGATCAACATGATCAGCCTGTTCGCCATGCTCCTGGCCATCGGGATCGTGGTCGACGACGCGATTGTCGTGGGCGAGCACTCGACGACGTTGCGCGAGCAGGGCATGTCGCCGGCCGATGCTGCCGAACTGGGTGCTATCCGCATGATGGCACCGGTGACCAGTGCCACTCTTACCACGATTGCGGCTTTTCTTCCGTTGATGGTAATTGGCGACATCATTGGTTCGATAATTCGCGAAATTCCCATTGTGGTGATTTTTGTGTTGTTGGCCAGTCTGGTCGAATGTCTCCTCGTGTTGCCCACCCACATGCGTGGAGCATTGGCGATCGGCCACGACCGCGACAGCCGCTTTCGCCGGCGCTTCAACGATGGCTTCGACCGCTTTCGCAACGGGGTCTTTCGCCGGTTGCTGGAGCGGGCCATCGCGTGGCGCTACGTCACCCTGGCGATTGCCGTCGGCATGCTCATCCTTGCCATGGCGTTGATGTTCACCGGTCGTGTACCTTTCGTCTTCTTCGACGGACCGGAGGCCGACCGCATCGAGGCCAATGTCACGATGGCGCCCGGAACGTCGCGCGGGCAGACGATCGCGGCACTGGAGCGGATCGAGGATGCCCTCTACGCGACGGCGGATGATATTTCGGCCAGGGGACGCGATCTGGTCGCCATGTCGCTGACCCGCATCGGCCAGTCGGTCAGCGAGACGCCGGGCGTTCCCCAGTCGAACGGAAACAACAATGGCGGGATCGATGTCGAGCTGGTCGCCTCGGATACCCGCGACGTGCGCACACCCGATCTGATCGCCGCGTGGCGCGAGCGGATCCCGCCGATCGCCGGCCTCGACACCCTGACGATCAAGGAGCGGCGCGGCGGTCCCCCGGGCCGCGAACTCGACATCCGCCTGCGCGGCGGCATCGATGTCGCACGGCTCAAGCGTGCCGCCCTCGACGTGGAAGCGGCCCTCCAGCGGCTGCCTGGCATCAGTCAACTGGAAGACGATTTCACCTATGGCAAGCAGGAGGTGCTGATCGAACTCCTGCCACGCGGCGAGGCCATGGGGTTCACCACCGAAAGCGTCGGCCGCCAACTGCGCGACGCCTTCGAGGGAGCGATCGCGAGGCGGTTCGCCCGGGGTGACGAGGAAGTCGAGATTTCCGTGCGGCTGGACGATGCCGCCCGTGCCGACCCCACGCTCGAACGCTTCCAGCTGCGCGGCCCCACCGGCGAGGAAGTGGCCCTGGGCGAGGTCGCCAGCCTGCAGGACCAGCGCGGTTTCTCCCGTATCCAGCGGCGGGACGGATCTCGGGAGGTGTCCATCACCGGCGAGCTCGATGAAGCGGTCATCCGCCTCGACATGGTGCAGGAAGCCATGGCCGGCGATCTCGACGAGATCGCACGGCACTACGGCATCGAGTACTATTACGCCGGGCGGGCGGAAGAGCAGACCAACACGCTCAAGGACATCAGCCTCGGGGCCATGGTCGGCCTGGCGCTCATCTACATCATCCTCGCCTGGGTGTTCGGCAGCTTTTCCCGCCCCCTGGCGGTAATGGCCGTCATCCCCTTCGGCCTCGTCGGCGCGGTGCTGGGCCATCTGGCGATGGGCTTCAACATGTCGATCCTTAGCCTGGTGACGCTCCTCGGTCTCTCGGGCATCCTCGTCAACGACAGCATCATCCTCGTGTCCACCATCGACGAGCGACTGGCCCTCGGCGGCGATCCGGTGAAGGCGATCATCGACGGTGCGACCGCGCGCGTCCGCGCCGTCCTGCTCACCTCGCTCACGACGGTGGGCGGCCTGGCGCCTTTGCTGTTCGAGACCAGTTTCCAGGCCCTGTTCCTGCAACCCATGGCGGTGACGCTGTGCTTCGGCCTTGCCGTCACCACCCTGCTCGTGCTGCTGCTGGTCCCGTGCCTGGTCGCCGTGCAGCTCGATTTCGCCCGGATCTCCGGTGCGTGGCGATCATCGTTGCACCGGCAGGCCATCGGATCCGGATCATGA
- a CDS encoding HlyD family efflux transporter periplasmic adaptor subunit, which yields MPSLRSLAKFLLPVAVIAVALGGAGLLQATRPVVEPVTLGERVFTVRTVPVNFEKHQPELHLFGELVATHEVVLQAPVEGRVIEVAPELVDGGTVRKGQVLLRLDPFDHVTEMRDLEAGLDEARARQRELELMLEAERDMLALSDQRLAIASRDLDRQKKLQSSSFASKKNLDDAQLRLTNEETARRQSEREIAALGARMDQQKAVEAKLLVSIDRVGRDIAETTVTAPFDALVGEVDVAPGKEIRAYDRLVALTEIPSIEVRFTLNDADFGRLWDDGLIGREVAANWRLGSETYPIEARIDRIQSRIEARRGGISVFATITANPRDAPLRPGAFLDIAMKDRAYDHVVLLPRSALFDPATVYGVIDGRLVGYDVEVVDRGADDVLVRGALEEGVPLVTTRLAEMAPGLKVEMVP from the coding sequence ATGCCTTCCTTGCGTAGCCTTGCCAAGTTCCTCCTGCCGGTCGCGGTGATCGCGGTGGCGCTGGGCGGTGCCGGCCTGCTGCAGGCTACCCGGCCTGTCGTGGAGCCGGTGACGCTGGGAGAACGCGTCTTCACCGTTCGCACGGTGCCGGTGAACTTCGAGAAACACCAGCCCGAGCTGCATCTGTTCGGCGAACTGGTTGCAACGCATGAGGTCGTCCTTCAGGCACCGGTCGAGGGTCGGGTGATCGAGGTTGCGCCGGAGCTGGTCGATGGCGGAACGGTCCGCAAGGGGCAGGTGCTCCTGCGCCTCGATCCGTTCGATCACGTGACCGAGATGCGCGATCTTGAGGCGGGTCTCGACGAGGCCCGTGCCCGGCAGCGTGAGCTGGAACTGATGCTGGAAGCCGAACGGGACATGCTCGCCCTGAGCGATCAGCGTCTGGCCATCGCCAGTCGTGACCTCGATCGCCAGAAGAAGCTGCAGTCCAGCAGTTTCGCGTCGAAGAAGAATCTCGACGATGCACAATTGCGGTTGACGAACGAGGAGACGGCGAGGCGGCAGAGCGAGCGCGAGATCGCAGCGTTGGGTGCGCGCATGGATCAGCAAAAGGCCGTCGAGGCCAAACTGCTGGTGTCCATCGATCGTGTCGGGCGGGATATTGCCGAGACCACCGTCACCGCTCCCTTCGATGCCCTGGTTGGGGAGGTCGATGTCGCGCCCGGCAAGGAGATCCGGGCTTACGACCGTTTGGTCGCGCTCACCGAAATCCCGTCGATCGAGGTCCGCTTCACGCTCAACGATGCCGATTTCGGCAGGCTTTGGGACGATGGACTGATCGGCCGCGAGGTTGCGGCGAACTGGCGGCTGGGCAGCGAGACATATCCGATCGAGGCCCGGATCGACCGGATCCAGAGCCGGATCGAGGCTCGTCGCGGCGGTATCAGCGTATTCGCCACGATCACCGCCAATCCGCGCGATGCTCCCCTGCGCCCGGGCGCATTCCTCGATATCGCCATGAAGGACAGGGCCTACGACCATGTGGTCCTCCTGCCGCGCTCGGCATTGTTCGATCCGGCGACGGTATATGGCGTGATCGACGGAAGATTGGTGGGGTATGACGTCGAGGTCGTCGATCGTGGCGCGGATGATGTGCTTGTGCGGGGGGCGTTGGAGGAAGGGGTGCCACTGGTGACGACGCGACTGGCCGAGATGGCGCCGGGGCTCAAGGTCGAGATGGTACCCTGA
- a CDS encoding DEAD/DEAH box helicase, with protein sequence MLPYSRTDLERLFAESIWRKAEGLVMDGAVLDVNVERDGKSITGRVRGQRRNPYLTRIKIANGRGGRVRLSSTCTCLVYSECEHAAATLLGLLDETAARDPEDGTVAIEPELEGWIAAVNGANRSDQAPASSDVVLYLLEPAQRSWREGGLAQPICVSTVRAKRMRSNIYGREHPVAIANLVGDAIPPYVGLDDQVIGRMLGGANVPGRRLAGLADSVLLEHMVATGRCHWRNAQGDALRMIESRRGHFSWKFDGEGQQRIVCELDDDSEETIIVGLGEPWFIDTRNATCGRVDTGLSQSVAGRLVDAPPVPPAAATIVRQRLQQSGDKLPLPEPLRQRERLEVVPVPVLYLHCPSVTVVRGTGWRREESEIDLPLARLSFNYAGAVVGWQNGRTELNHVADNRLLIISRDALNEVQAVERLNALGLQPLGPTGLGRFAAEDVRQDFTFEEDDDDDVSVRWVEFNQIDLPGLEKDGWQIEISESYPYQVVRDPPPWDIEISDSGTGWFELDLGIEIDGERVPLLPVLLDLFERAPEDMTPAALDSYGEELVYGTLPDGRLLPIPAARLKAMLEALYEQFSRGKKLDEDGRLRLRSADVSRLAIMDSSLTEDDVRWHGGDKLLELSRRLANPDGIAEVTPPGSLQATLRPYQLQGVSWLQFLSETGFSGVLADDMGLGKTLQTLTHLLALKETGRLDKPALVVAPTSLIPTWRNEARRFAPKLQILVLHGNSRGHLYKKLDNAEIILTSYALMLRDRDELIKRSYRVVILDEAQAIKNPTTKLAKVACELEADYRLALSGTPMENHLGELWSVFHYLMPGFLGEREFFRRTFRNPIEKDADADRQALLASRVRPFLMRRTKEQVASELPPKSEFVREIELSDEQRDLYESVRLAMHTRIRDEIKERGLARSNIAILEALLKLRQICCDPRLLKGDDGEKGSAGPGADVSSAKFDLLLSMLEGMVQNGRRVIIFSQFVEMLELVEAGLKQHKLGYTMLTGRTRDRETPVKRFQDGEVPIFLISLKAGGTGLTLTRADTVIHYDPWWNPAVEAQATDRAHRIGQDKQVFVYKLVASGTVEEKMLELQERKKALVQGIMGGVKSSLSFTEEDVEALFAPLPG encoded by the coding sequence ATGCTGCCATATAGTAGAACCGATCTGGAACGTCTCTTTGCCGAATCCATCTGGCGCAAAGCCGAGGGATTGGTGATGGACGGTGCTGTCCTCGACGTGAATGTCGAGCGCGACGGCAAATCGATCACGGGGCGTGTCCGCGGCCAGCGGAGAAACCCCTATCTCACGCGGATCAAGATCGCCAACGGCCGCGGTGGCCGGGTGCGGCTTTCGAGTACCTGCACCTGTCTCGTCTATTCCGAGTGCGAACACGCGGCGGCAACGCTGCTGGGCCTGCTCGACGAGACGGCCGCGCGCGATCCCGAGGACGGGACCGTGGCGATCGAGCCGGAACTTGAAGGCTGGATCGCCGCCGTCAACGGTGCCAACCGGTCCGATCAGGCTCCGGCGAGTTCGGATGTCGTCCTCTACCTGCTGGAACCGGCGCAGCGCTCGTGGCGCGAGGGCGGGCTTGCCCAGCCGATCTGCGTTTCGACCGTGCGGGCCAAGCGCATGCGGTCGAACATCTATGGCCGCGAGCATCCGGTCGCGATCGCCAATCTCGTCGGTGACGCCATTCCGCCTTATGTCGGCCTGGACGACCAGGTGATCGGCCGCATGCTCGGCGGTGCCAATGTTCCGGGCCGGCGGCTCGCGGGACTGGCCGATTCCGTTCTCCTCGAACACATGGTGGCAACGGGCCGCTGTCACTGGCGTAACGCCCAGGGCGACGCATTGCGGATGATCGAGTCGCGCCGCGGTCACTTCTCGTGGAAGTTCGACGGCGAGGGGCAGCAACGCATCGTCTGCGAACTCGACGACGACAGCGAGGAGACGATCATCGTCGGTCTCGGCGAACCGTGGTTCATCGACACCAGGAATGCCACCTGCGGTCGTGTGGATACCGGACTGAGCCAGTCCGTTGCCGGCCGCCTCGTGGATGCCCCGCCCGTGCCGCCGGCGGCTGCCACCATCGTGCGCCAGCGCCTGCAGCAAAGCGGCGACAAGCTTCCGCTTCCCGAGCCGCTTCGCCAGCGCGAGCGGCTCGAGGTCGTTCCGGTTCCGGTTCTCTACCTCCACTGTCCCTCGGTGACGGTGGTGCGTGGCACCGGCTGGCGGCGCGAGGAGAGCGAGATCGACCTGCCGCTGGCCCGGCTGAGCTTCAACTATGCCGGGGCCGTCGTCGGCTGGCAGAATGGCCGGACCGAGCTCAATCATGTCGCCGACAATCGCCTTCTCATCATCTCCCGCGATGCCTTGAACGAGGTTCAGGCCGTGGAGCGGCTGAACGCCCTTGGGCTCCAGCCGCTGGGGCCGACCGGCCTCGGGCGCTTTGCTGCCGAAGACGTGAGGCAGGACTTCACGTTCGAGGAAGACGATGACGATGACGTCAGTGTCCGCTGGGTCGAGTTCAACCAGATCGATCTTCCGGGGCTGGAAAAGGACGGCTGGCAGATCGAGATCAGCGAGTCCTACCCCTATCAGGTCGTCCGCGACCCGCCGCCATGGGATATCGAGATCAGCGATTCCGGTACGGGCTGGTTCGAACTCGACCTGGGAATCGAGATCGACGGCGAACGGGTTCCGTTGCTTCCGGTGCTGCTGGACCTGTTCGAACGCGCGCCGGAGGACATGACGCCGGCGGCGCTCGATTCCTATGGCGAGGAACTGGTCTACGGCACGCTGCCGGACGGGCGGCTGCTGCCGATCCCCGCCGCCCGGCTCAAGGCCATGCTGGAAGCGCTCTACGAGCAGTTCTCCCGGGGCAAGAAGCTCGACGAGGACGGACGCCTGCGGTTGCGCTCGGCCGATGTGTCGCGGCTGGCCATCATGGACAGTTCGCTCACCGAGGACGACGTGCGCTGGCACGGTGGCGACAAGCTGCTGGAACTGAGCCGCCGGCTGGCCAATCCTGACGGAATTGCCGAGGTGACGCCGCCCGGATCCCTCCAGGCGACGTTGCGGCCCTACCAGCTTCAGGGCGTGAGCTGGCTCCAGTTCCTGTCCGAGACGGGCTTTTCGGGTGTCCTCGCCGATGACATGGGGCTCGGCAAGACGCTGCAGACGCTCACCCATCTGCTGGCGCTCAAGGAGACCGGAAGGCTGGACAAGCCGGCACTGGTCGTCGCTCCCACCAGTCTCATTCCCACATGGCGCAACGAGGCCCGGCGCTTCGCGCCGAAGTTGCAGATCCTTGTATTGCACGGCAACAGCCGCGGGCATCTCTACAAGAAGCTCGACAACGCGGAAATCATCCTCACGAGCTACGCCCTCATGTTGCGCGACCGCGACGAGCTGATCAAGCGGTCCTACCGGGTGGTCATCCTCGACGAGGCCCAGGCCATCAAGAACCCCACGACCAAGCTGGCCAAGGTGGCCTGCGAACTCGAGGCCGACTATCGCCTCGCATTGTCCGGCACGCCCATGGAAAACCATCTGGGCGAACTCTGGTCGGTCTTCCACTATCTGATGCCGGGCTTCCTCGGCGAGCGCGAGTTCTTCCGCCGCACCTTCCGCAATCCGATCGAGAAGGATGCCGATGCCGACCGGCAGGCGTTGCTGGCCAGCAGGGTGCGTCCGTTCCTCATGCGCCGGACCAAGGAGCAGGTCGCCTCGGAACTGCCGCCCAAGAGCGAGTTCGTGCGCGAGATCGAACTCTCCGACGAGCAGCGCGATCTCTACGAGAGCGTGCGCCTCGCGATGCATACCCGCATCCGCGACGAGATCAAGGAGCGCGGACTGGCACGCAGCAACATCGCCATCCTCGAAGCCCTGCTGAAGCTCCGGCAGATCTGCTGCGATCCCCGCCTGCTGAAGGGCGATGACGGCGAGAAGGGCAGTGCCGGCCCCGGTGCCGATGTCAGTTCGGCGAAGTTCGACCTGCTGTTGTCGATGCTTGAGGGCATGGTCCAGAATGGCCGCCGGGTCATCATCTTCTCGCAGTTCGTCGAGATGCTCGAACTCGTCGAGGCGGGACTGAAGCAGCACAAGCTTGGCTACACCATGCTGACGGGCCGTACACGCGATCGTGAAACGCCGGTCAAGCGGTTCCAGGACGGCGAGGTGCCGATCTTCCTCATCAGCCTGAAGGCCGGCGGCACCGGCCTGACGCTGACCCGGGCGGACACGGTCATTCACTACGATCCGTGGTGGAATCCGGCCGTCGAGGCGCAGGCTACCGACCGCGCACACCGTATCGGGCAGGACAAGCAGGTATTCGTCTACAAGCTTGTCGCGAGCGGGACCGTCGAGGAGAAGATGCTCGAATTGCAGGAGCGCAAGAAGGCACTGGTGCAGGGCATCATGGGCGGGGTGAAGAGCAGCCTGAGCTTTACCGAGGAGGATGTCGAAGCGCTGTTTGCGCCCTTGCCGGGCTGA
- a CDS encoding amidohydrolase family protein, producing the protein MQPDLVIRRANLPSGEVGVDLIISDGLIQVVGPGIEARGTREIDADGCLVSPPFVDCHFHMDATLSLGLPRLNHSGTLLEGIALWGELKPLLTHDAVIDRALTYCDMAIAQGIQAIRSHVDVCDDRLLGVEALLDVRARVAPYIDLQLVAFPQDGFYRSPTARANLMRALDMGVDVVGGIPHFERTMADGARSVTELCEIAAERGLMVDMHCDETDDPMSRHIETLAFETQRLGLGGRVAGSHLTSMHSMDNYYVSKLIPLIAEAGVAAIANPLINICIQGRHDTYPRRRGLTRIGEMHEAGIPVAFGHDCVMDPWYSLGSGDMLEVAHMAVHAAHLTSIDAMHDCFDAVTRIPAAIMGIPAYGLEPGCAANLVILDAADPVEAIRLKATRLAVLRGGRVVAETPRRQTRLDLEGRPASVGLRRRHAG; encoded by the coding sequence ATGCAGCCCGATCTGGTCATCCGTCGTGCCAACCTTCCGAGCGGCGAAGTGGGGGTCGATCTCATCATATCGGACGGGCTGATCCAGGTGGTGGGGCCGGGCATCGAGGCACGGGGGACACGCGAGATCGACGCCGACGGCTGCCTCGTCAGCCCGCCTTTCGTCGACTGTCACTTCCACATGGATGCGACGCTTTCCCTCGGGCTGCCGCGGTTGAACCATTCAGGCACCTTGCTGGAGGGCATAGCCCTGTGGGGCGAGCTGAAGCCGCTCTTGACCCATGACGCGGTGATCGACCGGGCGCTGACCTACTGCGACATGGCGATCGCCCAGGGGATCCAGGCGATCCGCAGCCATGTCGATGTCTGTGACGACCGGTTGCTTGGGGTGGAGGCGCTGCTCGATGTCAGGGCACGCGTGGCGCCCTATATCGACCTCCAGCTCGTCGCCTTCCCGCAGGACGGGTTCTACCGCTCGCCGACCGCGCGGGCCAATCTCATGCGTGCGCTCGACATGGGTGTCGATGTGGTTGGCGGCATTCCCCATTTCGAGCGGACCATGGCCGACGGTGCGCGTTCGGTCACCGAATTGTGTGAAATCGCCGCAGAGCGCGGGCTGATGGTCGACATGCATTGCGACGAGACCGACGATCCGATGTCGCGGCATATCGAGACACTGGCGTTCGAGACGCAAAGGCTGGGTCTTGGCGGGCGTGTGGCGGGATCGCATCTGACCTCGATGCATTCGATGGACAATTACTACGTATCCAAGCTGATTCCGCTCATCGCCGAGGCGGGGGTGGCCGCGATCGCCAATCCGCTCATCAACATCTGCATTCAAGGACGCCATGACACCTATCCCAGGAGGCGCGGCCTTACCCGTATCGGGGAAATGCACGAGGCGGGAATTCCTGTCGCCTTCGGCCATGACTGCGTGATGGACCCATGGTACTCGCTCGGCTCCGGCGACATGCTCGAAGTCGCGCACATGGCCGTGCACGCGGCCCATCTGACGTCCATCGACGCCATGCACGACTGTTTCGATGCCGTCACGCGCATACCGGCCGCAATCATGGGCATTCCCGCCTATGGGCTGGAGCCGGGTTGTGCGGCCAATCTCGTCATCCTCGATGCGGCCGATCCGGTGGAGGCGATCCGTCTCAAGGCGACGCGGCTGGCGGTCCTGCGTGGCGGACGGGTCGTGGCCGAGACGCCGCGCCGCCAGACCCGCCTCGATCTCGAAGGGCGGCCCGCGTCGGTCGGCCTGCGACGGCGGCATGCCGGTTGA
- a CDS encoding ABC transporter permease has protein sequence MNEALEIFLQASFWAATLRIATPLIMGTLGELICERAGVLNLGIEGIMTIGAMSGWLFVHLGADLWTGLLLAALIGMAFGLLHGLLTVPLGLSQHVTGIGITLLASSTAYFTYRVVLPDVSSPPRIEAFQPWTFLSPIPVIGPVLAEQTALTFLALLLVPVIAFVLYRTPLGLAMRTVGENPSAVEAQGLDVYRLRIGALMAGSALMAMSGAFLTMSAFNAFFFEMVNGRGWICIALVVFASWNPGKALLGALLFGAFDAYQVRLQQVVGGNVPYQLFLMMPYLLSIAALVLMSRRAACPRALMRAYVKGQR, from the coding sequence ATGAACGAGGCGCTCGAGATCTTCCTGCAGGCGAGCTTCTGGGCGGCCACGCTGCGGATCGCCACCCCGCTCATCATGGGCACGCTGGGGGAGCTCATCTGCGAGCGGGCCGGTGTGCTCAATCTCGGTATCGAGGGGATCATGACCATCGGCGCCATGAGCGGCTGGCTGTTCGTCCACCTTGGCGCCGACCTGTGGACGGGGCTGCTCCTTGCCGCTCTCATCGGCATGGCCTTCGGTCTGCTGCACGGCCTGCTCACGGTGCCGCTCGGGCTGTCGCAACATGTCACCGGCATCGGCATCACCCTGCTGGCCTCGTCGACCGCCTATTTCACCTATCGCGTCGTGCTGCCCGACGTATCGAGCCCGCCGCGTATCGAGGCTTTCCAGCCCTGGACGTTCCTGTCGCCGATTCCCGTGATCGGCCCGGTGCTCGCCGAGCAGACCGCGTTGACCTTCCTCGCCCTGCTGCTGGTGCCGGTCATAGCCTTCGTCCTGTACCGGACGCCGCTTGGGCTCGCCATGCGCACGGTGGGCGAGAATCCGTCAGCGGTGGAGGCGCAGGGGCTCGACGTCTATCGGTTGCGCATCGGCGCGCTCATGGCCGGCAGCGCGCTCATGGCCATGAGCGGTGCGTTCCTCACCATGTCAGCCTTCAACGCCTTCTTCTTCGAGATGGTCAACGGCAGGGGATGGATCTGCATCGCCCTTGTCGTCTTCGCTTCATGGAATCCGGGAAAGGCGCTGCTCGGGGCCTTGCTGTTCGGCGCCTTCGATGCCTATCAGGTGCGCCTGCAACAGGTGGTGGGCGGCAATGTGCCCTACCAGCTTTTCCTGATGATGCCCTATCTTCTCAGCATTGCCGCACTGGTGTTGATGTCGCGCCGTGCAGCCTGTCCGCGTGCTCTCATGCGGGCCTATGTCAAGGGACAGAGGTAA